Proteins from a genomic interval of Medicago truncatula cultivar Jemalong A17 chromosome 3, MtrunA17r5.0-ANR, whole genome shotgun sequence:
- the LOC11443795 gene encoding anthocyanin 5-aromatic acyltransferase → MSTIPFILKVIEHCKITPPINTTQTVSSLPLTFFDIPWLLFSPSQPLFFYEFPHSISHFTTTIVPKLKQSLSLTLQHYFPFSGTFVPSLDLTEPQLEFTLNNSVSFTVAESNSDFEHLCSDYSRDVNEFHPLVPKLQQIFSFEVKEFPLLAIQITSFPNYGFSIGLAFHHVVADGRTFHNFIKTWSSYCSSSTFEDSSSLIKSLPLYDRSVIIDTNDLHEVFLKDWRKRRLVLNAKDSRESKVDSSNMTRATFLMSLTQMEKIKKIIVESCKEKKTSQPLHLSSYVLTSAFLWICLLKTQQEFINEKVVCEDVTHFGFIAGGITRLEYQVPKNYFGNCVGFGRVSLTKKDLLGEDGIVVAAKEIGSTIKKLDASIFGEGKKWILDWEMLHGSEEHVHVTWSPKLKLYELNFGWGRPKKIEEVSIDFTRGVSFVESRDFEGGIEIGLALPKSKMDIFTFFFKNGLEDLP, encoded by the coding sequence ATGTCCACCATTCCTTTCATTTTGAAGGTCATTGAGCATTGCAAAATCACTCCCCCAATCAATACAACTCAAACAGTCTCTTCCCTCCCCCTAACATTCTTTGACATTCCTTGGCTTCTTTTCTCTCCAAGCCAACCACTATTTTTCTATGAATTTCCTCATTCAATTTCCCATTTCACAACCACCATTGTCCCAAAACTTAAACAATCTCTTTCTCTCACACTTCAACATTACTTCCCATTTTCCGGTACATTCGTTCCCTCGCTTGATCTAACCGAACCTCAACTCGAATTTACTCTTAACAACTCGGTTTCATTCACGGTCGCAGAGTCAAATAGCGACTTTGAACACTTGTGCTCCGATTACTCAAGAGATGTTAATGAATTCCACCCTTTGGTACCAAAGTTGCAACAAATCTTTTCATTTGAAGTAAAAGAGTTCCCTTTGTTAGCTATTCAAATAACATCATTCCCAAATTATGGCTTTTCCATTGGCCTAGCTTTTCATCATGTTGTTGCTGATGGAAGAACCTTCCACAATTTCATCAAAACATGGTCTTCATATTGTTCTTCTTCTACCTTTGAAGACTCATCATCGCTTATAAAATCCCTTCCCTTGTATGATCGAAGTGTGATTATCGACACAAATGACCTTCACGAAGTTTTCTTGAAAGATTGGAGAAAAAGAAGACTAGTACTCAATGCAAAAGATAGTAGAGAATCCAAAGTTGATTCCTCAAACATGACTAGAGCTACATTCTTAATGAGTTTAACTCAAATGgagaaaatcaaaaaaattattgttgaatcatgcaaagaaaagaaaacatctCAACCTTTGCATTTATCTTCGTATGTGTTAACTAGTGCTTTTTTATGGATTTGTTTGCTTAAAACTCAACAAGAGTTTATTAATGAAAAAGTGGTTTGTGAAGATGTTACACACTTTGGATTCATTGCTGGTGGTATAACAAGATTGGAGTATCAAGTACCAAAGAATTATTTTGGTAATTGTGTTGGATTTGGAAGGGTATCATTGACAAAAAAGGACTTACTAGGAGAAGATGGTATTGTTGTTGCAGCTAAAGAAATTGGAAGCACAATTAAGAAACTTGATGCATCAATTTTTGGAGAGGGTAAGAAATGGATTTTGGATTGGGAAATGTTACATGGGTCAGAGGAACATGTTCATGTTACATGGTCTCCAAAATTGAAACtttatgaattgaattttgGGTGGGGGAGGCCTAAGAAAATAGAGGaggtttcaattgattttacaaGAGGTGTTTCTTTTGTTGAGAGTAGAGATTTTGAGGGTGGAATTGAGATAGGGTTAGCTTTGCCTAAGAGTAAAATGGATATTTTCACCTTTTTCTTCAAGAATGGACTAGAGGATCTACCATGA